From Lathamus discolor isolate bLatDis1 unplaced genomic scaffold, bLatDis1.hap1 Scaffold_304, whole genome shotgun sequence:
GGACACTGAGTGACAccggtgatggggggggggtgacGAGGAGGGGTGACGGGGGGGGTGCCGCGGTTCGGGGGGGGTCACGTTACTCCTTGGCCCTGCCGATGATGGCGAGGATGTAGAGGAAGATGTTGATGATGTCTGTGTAGAGGTTGAGCGCGGCGAACACGTACTCCTCGGGGCTGAGCGCCAGCTGCTTGTTCCCCAGGATCAGCTGCGTGTCCACAGCCAGGAACTGCGGTGTGGGGCGCGCGGTGAGGGGCAGCCAGGGGCAGGTTGAGCCCCTGCGGCGCTGCGGATgtggggtgcgggggggggggataagGGGGGGGCAGACTCACGCAGGTGAAGAGCAGGGCGCCCAGCGAGGCGTAGATGATGTCCATGATGCGGTTCCGGATGAAGATGAGCAGGATGGAGAAGAGGATCAGCACCACCAGGCAGATGATGAGGACGCCCCGGCACGAGGTGAAGTCGTACTtggtctggggggggggggggaaacacacagagagatGGGGGGCGAGGCCCAGTTTGGaggcccccagccccagcagggaCCGGGAGGGATGACTGGGGGGGTGTACACCCAGCTTGGAACCCCGCAGCAGGGACAAGGGGGGCCCTACACCCAGTTCACAGCACCCTGAGCCGTTAGGGAGCAAGTGGGGGTCCTATGCCCCATTCAGAGCCCCCAGCAGGGACAAGGAGAGTCCTATATCCAGGTTGGAACCCCCCCAGCAGGGAACTGGGGGGGGTCTATGTCCAGTTTGGAGCCCCCAGCCCCAGTAggaagttgggggggggggggggttgtacACCCCATTGAGAGCCCCcaccagggcctggggggggggggttcatgCGCCCAGTTCAGAGCTCCCAGCAGGAAGCTGGGGGTAACACTGGGGGGTCCTACCCCCACTGCAGATCCCCCCTCGGGGGTTGTGGGGTGACCCCCAGCAAACCTGCAGGGAGAAGATGACGACGGTGAAGCAGACGACGACGGTGATGCCCACGGCCATGATGACAGCGTCGGTGTTGTAGAAGCTGGCGATCATGCCCACCATGTAGGACAGGCTGAGGGTCAGGACGGactgggggagcacagggggaCACTGCGTCACGGGCAgggcaccccaaaaccaccccttgtgccccaaacctgccccactgcaccccAAACCCGACCCCACCGCGTAGGACAGGCTGAGGGTCAGGACGGAgtgggggagcacagggggaCACTGCATCATGGGCAGGGCACCCCAAAAGCACCCCCTGTGCCCCACATGGGCCCGGCTGTACCCCACGCCTGCCCCACCAGAGCGTCAGCAGGGACTGCGCGGGCGGGCACGCGGACCCCCCCACGGCGGCCGTGGGCACATCCGCCTCCCCCGCgccccaaacccacccccccgtgccccccgTGCCCCCTGCACCCACCAGGGCCACCAGGTTCCAGGGGTGCTTGCGGCGGAAGTCCCCGCAGCAGCTCAGCACGATGAGGGAGATGAAGAACACGGCGTAGGACACGTAGTAGGTCCACACGTTGCGCTGCACGAAGCCCTTCACCCCTTTGAAGAAGGTGAAGGCGGCCACGAAGGCGAAGGTGACGCTGAGCTGCACCGTGAGCACCAGGAACACCTTGGGGGGGGACACAGGGTGACAGCGTGGcaccggccccccccccccccccccccgaccgcGGCCCCCACGGACGGGGCAGCTCTTACCTTGCGGATGAAGGCCTGGCGCACGCTCTTGTCGTCCCAGTGCACCGAGGGGAAGTCCTGGTTGTCATAGTAGGAGGGGGGCCCATCCTCGTGGTAGGTGCTGTGCAGGGGGGCTGCGGGGAGGAGGGGGGCAGGGGTGCCAGGGGGGGCCCTCATTGCCCCTGCCCCCCCTGCCCGCTCACCCGCTCTGATGAGCAGGGCTCTGGGTCTCCATgggccccgggggggggggcccggTTGGGGCTGCAGGCGCGGAGGGGAGAGCAGAgatgggctggggggggcaggGACTTGGGAGCGAcccaggggctggggggggatgCAGGGGCTTGGGGGGCACACAGGGGTCTGTAGGGGGCCCGGGGGGGACGCAGGGACCAGAAGGGgatgcaggggctggggggggatgCAGGGGCTTGGGGGGCACACAGGGGTCTGTGGGGGGGCTGGGGGGTACCCAGGGACCAGAAGGGgatgcaggggctggggggggatgCAGGGGTTGGGGGGCACACAGGGGTCTGTGGGGGGCCCGGGGGTACCCAGGGGGGCCCCAGGGACCAGAAGGGGacgcaggggctggggggaccCCAGGAGTGGGGGGGTCCCGGGAGCTGGGAAGGGGTCCCCGTCCCTGGTGAGGGGGTCCCAGGGGGGAGACGCTGGGGTCTGGACCCAAGGGGGGGGCCCagggcatggggggggggggggggggtttgagCTCTGTGCCCCCAGGGCCGGGCATCCTCACTCCCCACCCCCGGGGCTGGGCtcaccggggcggggggggggcccggggggggggcccggggggggggcCCGGGGCAGGAccatccccccccatccccccccccatcccatcccccccccccccccccatcccctcccccccatccccccccccccatccccggtACTCACAGTCCTGGTCGCCGGGCACCATGGGCTGCGGCTGCGCGTACGGCGGCTGCGCGTAGGGGCCCTGCGGGTACGGCCCCGGCGG
This genomic window contains:
- the LOC136006575 gene encoding protein lifeguard 1-like is translated as MSHEKSFLVGGEGLPPPPAGPFPPGPYPAPGLPYAAPAAPYPAPPGPYPAGPYPAGPYPTGPYPPPGPYPQGPYAQPPYAQPQPMVPGDQDSPLHSTYHEDGPPSYYDNQDFPSVHWDDKSVRQAFIRKVFLVLTVQLSVTFAFVAAFTFFKGVKGFVQRNVWTYYVSYAVFFISLIVLSCCGDFRRKHPWNLVALSVLTLSLSYMVGMIASFYNTDAVIMAVGITVVVCFTVVIFSLQTKYDFTSCRGVLIICLVVLILFSILLIFIRNRIMDIIYASLGALLFTCFLAVDTQLILGNKQLALSPEEYVFAALNLYTDIINIFLYILAIIGRAKE